The following are encoded in a window of bacterium genomic DNA:
- a CDS encoding tetratricopeptide repeat protein, with the protein MRLHLAACVALVVLVFAWPGKAEEAGLQKRLAQANEWLVEREHWDDAIEIYRDVLRQDPTQTDARLRLARVLAWQLHYDEALAEFDVLVGNGGDPLFLVERGEVHSWAGQLEAAERDFDSVLEQRPDNARAYRGLARVFAWSDRKSEADRAFRKALDLEEDEKARRDWEELRRDYRPFLRPGFELVSDSGDFEAMRAGAEASFSLDFDTRLFARAGWLEIDHPAEPGLLRGDSTEKGRELGFGLEHKLSESVSSRLTLSGRSWRDAPDKLIGQAEIDYAGWSDMSVQLALGHRDQWEDAHSLPALRAGIQASYARISVWRQLGERSEFYANLEAGRLTDGNRLVGSYLEVDFAPLPQTDARLVVAGSFASYHRPEDIYYSPELDGSLGLYARKDLVLTPTLELRIEAGAGAGSSREFGLWSSGPTWKARGLLQWTLGSWALRAEGTFDQSQRASTYRASKVGLELKRSF; encoded by the coding sequence ATGAGGCTTCACCTCGCTGCATGCGTCGCACTGGTCGTGCTCGTGTTCGCCTGGCCAGGCAAGGCAGAAGAAGCCGGCCTGCAGAAACGCCTTGCCCAGGCCAATGAGTGGCTGGTCGAACGCGAACACTGGGACGACGCGATCGAGATCTATCGTGATGTTCTACGTCAGGACCCGACCCAGACGGACGCCCGACTCCGACTGGCCCGCGTACTCGCCTGGCAGCTCCACTACGACGAAGCGCTTGCTGAGTTTGATGTCCTCGTCGGCAATGGCGGAGATCCCTTGTTCCTCGTCGAGCGAGGAGAAGTTCACTCTTGGGCTGGCCAACTCGAAGCGGCTGAGAGGGATTTCGATTCGGTCCTCGAGCAACGGCCCGACAACGCGCGGGCCTACCGAGGCCTGGCTCGCGTCTTCGCATGGTCCGATCGCAAGAGTGAAGCCGATCGTGCCTTCCGAAAGGCCCTCGACCTCGAAGAGGACGAGAAAGCAAGACGCGATTGGGAGGAACTCAGGCGAGACTACCGACCCTTCCTTCGGCCCGGATTCGAACTCGTTTCGGATTCGGGCGATTTCGAAGCGATGCGTGCCGGTGCGGAGGCGTCCTTCTCGCTCGACTTCGACACCCGCCTGTTCGCGCGCGCGGGCTGGCTCGAAATCGATCACCCGGCGGAACCGGGACTGCTTCGCGGTGACAGCACCGAGAAGGGAAGAGAACTCGGATTCGGCCTGGAGCACAAGCTCTCAGAGAGTGTTTCGAGCCGCCTAACCCTTTCGGGTCGTTCCTGGCGGGACGCTCCAGACAAGCTGATCGGCCAGGCGGAAATCGACTACGCGGGATGGTCGGACATGTCGGTCCAGCTCGCCCTCGGCCATCGCGATCAATGGGAAGACGCCCATTCCCTTCCGGCGTTGCGGGCCGGAATCCAGGCTTCCTACGCCCGCATCAGCGTCTGGCGACAGCTCGGTGAGCGCTCGGAATTCTACGCGAACCTCGAAGCCGGCCGCCTCACGGATGGCAACCGTCTGGTGGGAAGCTATCTGGAGGTGGACTTCGCCCCGCTCCCGCAGACCGACGCCCGGCTGGTCGTGGCTGGAAGCTTCGCGAGTTACCACCGCCCCGAAGACATCTACTACAGCCCGGAACTCGACGGATCCCTGGGCCTGTATGCGCGCAAGGATCTCGTCCTCACCCCCACACTCGAACTTCGTATCGAAGCCGGTGCAGGTGCAGGAAGTTCCCGGGAGTTCGGATTGTGGAGTAGCGGCCCCACCTGGAAGGCTCGCGGCCTACTCCAGTGGACGCTCGGCTCCTGGGCGCTGCGGGCTGAAGGCACGTTCGATCAGTCGCAGCGGGCATCGACCTACCGCGCG